One part of the Rutidosis leptorrhynchoides isolate AG116_Rl617_1_P2 chromosome 1, CSIRO_AGI_Rlap_v1, whole genome shotgun sequence genome encodes these proteins:
- the LOC139870523 gene encoding katanin p80 WD40 repeat-containing subunit B1 homolog KTN80.2-like, producing MDKRGCKLQEFVAHSANVNCLKFGKKTRRNFITGGDDEKVNLWSIGKPTATTSLSGHTSPIESVAFDKTEVFVAAGASSGVIKLWDLEETKVVRSFNGHRSYCTSLEFHPFGEFLASGSMDTNLKVWDIRKKSCIHTYKGHKRAISTIRFSPDGRWVVSGGLDNVVKIWDLTAGKLLHEFKFHEGHIRSMDFHPLEFLLATGSSDKTVKFWDLETFELIGSTRPEATGVRAITFHPDGRTLFCGLDNSLKVYSWEPVICHDGLDMGWSTLGDLCIDDGKLLGCSYYQNSVAVWVADTSLIEQHGHVLPERVVSHRRSTMSSDDDTKDIKNIYVDSVTPIASRILPTAVNLQSPIVIDNLSTVKKVPAAKLTGKVNNNSAKHSAESRRESTTNEQDRSDISLKPSHRRRPSTTKLDLEGLSITAESGLRSGPDTATVDNIQRSLPDDATKDTYKEKVPISACVTKEIQKVSTPGDRSVDSKKELKSVKYVNGVAVVNGRTRSLVERFEKREKLNTEESQTPDIPTPISTNTDMPATRVKESFVAPDLTTPVTTITDMPATRVKESFDAPNLPTPVSTNTDMPATRVKESFDAGPYAIPEAKTSRVVPSEEPEAKSSQMPVKTLDVAMVTEESEAITLTIPEKQPDTVLPCTKTETKSSPMVRKPDPASTLIVQRPKTAPSVLPEKGKASPIQRAANSRRVLPERVRASPMLVRRSNASPRITPERTKTSPVVVVPRHDTTNRITPERTKISPVVVVSRHDTPNRMVPERTKISPMMVSPRHDTPDCMVPEKAKSSPLLDDNLQTTGLGMISKKDAEDVVEDLMMNHDVFVSSLRSRLTKLQVVRHFFVQNDMRAAINALRKLPDHAVHADVVSVLMEKMDSLTLDLFSDLLPVLLDLLASNTERHINVSLELLLKLVAVFGPVINSAVSAPPTVGVNLHAEKRLECCNKCHIQLLKIHKCLPDIISRGGLPARCAQELNVILQTS from the exons ATGGATAAACGCGGTTGTAAATTGC AGGAATTTGTGGCGCATTCGGCGAATGTGAATTGTTTAAAATTCGGGAAGAAGACACGTCGGAATTTTATTACAGGTGGTGATGATGAAAAAGTTAATCTTTGGTCAATTGGGAAACCAACTGCTACAACG AGCCTAAGTGGTCATACGAGCCCTATTGAATCTGTCGCTTTCGACAAAACAGAAGTTTTTGTGGCTGCTGGAGCATCTTCTGGAGTGATAAAACTTTGGGATCTAGAAGAGACAAAGG TGGTTCGGTCATTTAATGGACACCGCTCGTATTGCACATCCCTTGAGTTTCATCCATTTGGTGAGTTTCTTGCATCGGGTTCCATGGACACTAATCTAAAGGTCTGGGATATTCGAAAGAAAAGCTGCATTCACACATATAAAGGACACAAACGAGCAATTAGTACCATCAGATTTAGTCCCGATGGTCGATGGGTGGTATCCGGAGGACTTGATAATGTTGTAAAG ATATGGGATTTAACAGCTGGAAAGCTTTTACATGAGTTCAAATTTCACGAAGGGCACATTCGATCCATGGATTTTCATCCTCTTGAGTTTCTTTTAGCAACAG GTTCGTCAGACAAAACTGTAAAATTTTGGGACTTGGAGACCTTTGAATTGATTGGATCAACTCGACCAGAG GCAACGGGAGTACGAGCAATTACGTTTCATCCAGATGGGAGAACTCTCTTTTGTGGATTAGACAACAGTTTAAAG GTTTATTCATGGGAGCCTGTTATCTGTCATGATGGTCTTGATATGGGATGGTCAACATTAGGTGACCTCTGCATCGATGATGGAAAGCTTTTGGGATGCTCGTATTATCAGAACTCTGTTGCTGTTTGGGTTGCAGACACTTCG CTTATTGAACAGCATGGGCATGTATTACCAGAGAGAGTTGTGAGTCACAGAAGGTCAACCATGTCTTCAGATGATGACACAAAAgatataaagaatatatatgtggaCA GTGTAACTCCTATTGCTTCAAGAATATTACCAACGGCTGTGAACTTACAGAGCCCCATAGTGATCGATAATTTGTCGACCGTTAAAAAAGTTCCTGCAGCCAAACTTACTGGGAAGGTCAATAATAATTCTGCAAAACATTCGGCAGAGTCTAGAAGAGAATCAACTACGAATGAACAGGATAGATCTGATATATCACTTAAGCCATCTCATAGGCGAAGGCCATCAACCACAAAACTAGATCTCGAGGGGCTCTCAATAACTGCTGAATCTGGTTTAAGAAGTGGACCAGATACTGCTACAGTTGACAACATTCAGAGATCTTTACCCGATGATGCTACTAAGGATACTTACAAGGAGAAAGTTCCAATTTCTGCTTGTGTAACAAAAGAAATTCAGAAAGTTTCAACTCCAG GTGATAGGTCTGTTGATTCAAAAAAAGAGTTGAAATCTGTTAAATATGTTAACGGAG TTGCGGTTGTGAACGGAAGGACTCGAAGTCTGGTTGAGAGATTCGAAAAGAGAGAAAAGCTCAACACTGAAGAAAGTCAAACACCTGATATACCTACTCCGATATCAACCAACACAGATATGCCTGCCACTAGGGTAAAAGAGTCATTTGTTGCACCCGATCTAACTACTCCGGTAACAACCATCACAGATATGCCTGCCACAAGGGTAAAAGAGTCATTTGATGCACCTAATCTACCTACTCCAGTATCAACCAACACCGATATGCCTGCTACAAGGGTAAAAGAGTCATTTGATGCAGGCCCTTATGCAATACCCGAGGCTAAAACATCCAGGGTGGTGCCTTCTGAAGAACCCGAAGCCAAATCATCACAGATGCCAGTAAAGACACTTGATGTTGCCATGGTTACTGAAGAGTCTGAAGCTATAACACTCACCATTCCCGAAAAACAACCTGATACGGTGCTGCCCTGTACTAAAACTGAGACTAAATCATCTCCAATGGTACGAAAACCAGATCCTGCTTCTACATTAATCGTTCAGAGACCAAAGACTGCTCCTAGTGTGTTACCTGAGAAAGGAAAGGCCTCACCGATTCAGAGAGCTGCTAATTCTCGGCGTGTATTACCGGAGAGAGTTAGAGCATCTCCGATGTTGGTACGGAGATCGAATGCTTCTCCTCGCATTACACCTGAAAGAACGAAAACCTCACCCGTGGTGGTTGTTCCCAGGCATGATACTACCAATCGCATTACACCTGAAAGAACAAAAATCTCACCGGTTGTGGTAGTTTCGAGGCATGATACTCCCAATCGCATGGTACCTGAAAGGACTAAAATCTCACCCATGATGGTTTCCCCGAGGCATGATACTCCAGATTGTATGGTACCCGAGAAAGCTAAATCGTCTCCATTGCTG GATGATAACCTCCAGACTACTGGCTTAGGTATGATATCTAAGAAAGATGCAGAAGATGTTGTGGAAGATTTGATGATGAATCATGATGTGTTCGTGAGTAGTCTCCGGTCTCGCCTGACAAAACTCCAG GTGGTACGGCATTTTTTTGTGCAAAATGACATGAGGGCTGCTATTAATGCTTTGCGGAAGTTGCCAGATCATGCT GTTCACGCAGATGTTGTAAGTGTTCTGATGGAAAAAATGGATTCTCTTACATTAGATCTCTTCTCTGATTTGCTGCCCGTGCTTTTGGATTTACTTGCTAGCAACACTGAGCG ACATATAAATGTATCGTTAGAATTATTATTGAAGCTTGTGGCAGTCTTTGGGCCTGTAATCAACTCGGCGGTTTCAGCTCCTCCAACTGTCGGTGTTAATCTTCATGCGGAGAAAAG ACTTGAATGCTGCAATAAATGCCACATACAGCTCCTGAAGATCCACAAATGTCTCCCGGATATTATAAG CCGAGGCGGTCTGCCTGCAAGATGTGCTCAAGAACTAAACGTTATTCTCCAAACATCATAA